The DNA window GCCCTCCAGGACGTGGGACGTCAGGCGGCCTTGGTCGGCGCCGGTGCGGGCTTCTCCTTGCGGACGAAGGCATCCACCAGCAAGAGTCCCACGCCGACACAGATGGCCGAGTCGGCGATGTTGAAGGACGGCCACGCCGCCTTGTCGAACCAGTGGGCTTCCAGGAAGTCGATGACGAAGCCCCGGGCCAGCCGGTCGATGTAGTTGCCCAGCGCGCCGCCCAGCACGAGCGGCAGACCCCACAGCGCCCACTTCTCCGCCGGGTCCGAGCCGGACAGCTTGCGGAAGTAGAAGACGATGAGGACCACCGCGCCCAGGCTCACGACATGGAAGAGCGGGCCGCGCTTGTCCGGGGACATGCTCCGGAACAGGCCCCACGCTGCGCCCGGGTTCTCCGCGTAGCGCAGGCGGAAGAAGTTCTCGGAGACCTCGATGCTGCGGCGAGGACGGTAGTGCAGACCATCGAAGCCCTGCGGAGGCGGGTCGCCGAACATGGCGCCCAGGCGCCCGCCCAGCGTCTCCTGCCCCTGCATCTGGGAGGTCAGCTCGCGGACGACCAGATACTTCGTCCACTGGTCCAGCACGATGACGCCAAGGGCGACGGCGAGGAGGATGACGTATTTGCGAGGCACGGCCTGGGCTTACACCACGAGGCCCCCACCCGTCACGGATTGGGGCTCTGCGTCAGCGGCGCGCCCACGGGCTCCGGCCGGCGCACCCGCAGCGAGTCCAGCAGCATGAAGGCCACGCCCACGCAGATGGCCGCGTCCGCCACGTTGAAGGTGGGCCAGCGCATGCCCGGCTGGTTGCGCCAATGCCAGTCGATGAAGTCGATGACGTAGCCGCGAATCAGCCGGTCCAGGAAGTTGCCCAGCGCGCCACCCGTGATGAGCGCCAGCGCCATGCGCACCAGCCGCTGGTCCATGGAGGTGCGGCGGTACATCAGGAAGATGAAGGACAGCGCCGCCAGGCTCACGACGTGGAAGAACACCCGCCGCACGCCCTCCGGCAGGTTCGCGAACAGGCCCCAGGCGGCCCCCGGGTTCTCCACGTAGCGGAAGTGCCAGTAGTCCTCGATGAAGCGATAGGGGCGGGTCACCCGCCGCTCGCCCTCCGGGGGGGGGTCATTGTCCAGGTTGTGCTGGGTGAAGTACCCCGTCACCCGAGAGAGGCCCTCACGCCCATCCAGGGCATCCGTCAGCCGGGACACAGCCAGATACTTGGTCACCTGGTCGGCGAGGAGCACCGTGGTGGCCACGAGGAAGAGGAGGCGAAGGGAGGCTTTCATGACGCGTCCCTGTCCTCTAACCCGCCCCCAGCAGCCCTGACAACCCAGAGAGCCCAACAGCCTGGACACAGCCTGCCTGCTCTGTCTCCCGGCCAGCGCTTCTTTGGGGCATGGTGGAGACATGTCGCCTGTTGAGCCTCCCGTGAATCCTCCAGTCTCCGACACATCCCCACCCACCCCGACCCAGGCGGCCAGGCCCGAGAAGCCGTCGCTGATGGCGCGCTTCAAGAACCTGATGCTGGAGTACGGCCCGGTGGCCATCGCGACGAACTTCGCCCTCTTCGGGGTGGTGCTCGCGGGCTTCTATGTGGCCATCGAGCTGGGCTTCCAGCCGGCCAGCGCGGGCGCCAAGGCGGGCACCTTCGCCGCGGCCTACGCGGCCACGCAGGTGGTGAAGCCCCTGCGGCTGGCGGCGGTGTTCGTGCTCACGCCGCTCATCGCTCGCATCCCACCCGTGGCGCGCTTCCTCGAGCGCAACAAGCACAAGTGGAGCCTCTGACCCGACGCGGCGACCCCAGCATGGGCCGCCGCGCCTGGGTGTCCGTCCAGCCGAGCGGCTAGTACGGGACGACGAAGTCCTTCACCACGCCCATGTGCTGCATGTTGGACGCGGCGCTGTCACCCGCCTGCACCGGGGCAATCTCGGACAGCGGGCTGTAGACGCGGCTGTCGAGCACCAGGCCATTCGGGAACTGGCTGGAGCCAATGACGGTGGCCGTGCGGTACTGGTTCAGGTCCGCATCCACCATCACGTGGTCATAGGGCTTGGCGCGCGCGAAGTTGGTGCCCGTCTTGCCATTGCGGTCCGCGGGGTACGGCG is part of the Myxococcus landrumus genome and encodes:
- the lspA gene encoding signal peptidase II, whose product is MPRKYVILLAVALGVIVLDQWTKYLVVRELTSQMQGQETLGGRLGAMFGDPPPQGFDGLHYRPRRSIEVSENFFRLRYAENPGAAWGLFRSMSPDKRGPLFHVVSLGAVVLIVFYFRKLSGSDPAEKWALWGLPLVLGGALGNYIDRLARGFVIDFLEAHWFDKAAWPSFNIADSAICVGVGLLLVDAFVRKEKPAPAPTKAA
- the lspA gene encoding signal peptidase II, coding for MKASLRLLFLVATTVLLADQVTKYLAVSRLTDALDGREGLSRVTGYFTQHNLDNDPPPEGERRVTRPYRFIEDYWHFRYVENPGAAWGLFANLPEGVRRVFFHVVSLAALSFIFLMYRRTSMDQRLVRMALALITGGALGNFLDRLIRGYVIDFIDWHWRNQPGMRWPTFNVADAAICVGVAFMLLDSLRVRRPEPVGAPLTQSPNP
- a CDS encoding FAM210 family protein — translated: MNPPVSDTSPPTPTQAARPEKPSLMARFKNLMLEYGPVAIATNFALFGVVLAGFYVAIELGFQPASAGAKAGTFAAAYAATQVVKPLRLAAVFVLTPLIARIPPVARFLERNKHKWSL